One part of the Lotus japonicus ecotype B-129 chromosome 2, LjGifu_v1.2 genome encodes these proteins:
- the LOC130740925 gene encoding uncharacterized protein LOC130740925 isoform X2, whose amino-acid sequence MSGSSVHSTVRVVTGGRFSSTFAVVFCLLGCLFLLHLYTYVRHEERQVVEPQLRVTHHPQFRELQEVEEESIQVPPPKGKRSPRAAKRRPKKTTTLIEEFLDENSQLRQVFFPGHKRAIDPMQAAGDDKYYYYPGRVWLDTDGNPIQAHGGGILFDKYSRTYYWYGEYKDGPTYHAHKKGAARVDIIGVGCYSSKDLWTWKHEGVVLAAEETNETHDLHKSNVLERPKVIYNEKTGKYVMWMHIDDANYTKAAVGVAISDTPDGPFDYLGSQRPHGFESRDMTVFKDDDGAAYLIYSSEDNSELHIGPLTEDYLNVTPVMKRILVGHHREAPAIFKHQGTYYMITSGCTGWAPNEALAHAAESILGTWETMGNPCMGGNKMFRLTTFFAQSTFVLPIPGFPGSFIFMADRWNPADLKDSRYVWFPLIVAGPADQPLEYSFEFPLWSRVSIYWHRKWRLPQGLSSFK is encoded by the exons ATGTCAGGAAGTTCCGTTCACTCCACAGTTCGGGTGGTAACAG GGGGCAGATTTAGTTCTACGTTTGCTGTGGTGTTCTGCTTGTTAGGATGCCTCTTCTTGCTTCATTTGTACACCTATGTTCGTCATGAGGAAAGACAAGTTGTAGAGCCTCAATTGCGTGTGACTCATCATCCCCAATTCCGGGAACTTCAAGAGGTGGAAGAGGAGAGCATTCAAGTTCCCCCACCAAAGGGAAAGAGGTCGCCTCGGGCAGCCAAACGCAGACCGAAAAAGACAACCACGCTGATTGAGGAATTCTTGGATGAAAACTCCCAACTCAGACAGGTGTTTTTTCCTGGTCATAAGAGAGCTATAGATCCAATGCAGGCTGCTGGGGATGATAAGTATTACTACTACCCCGGGAGAGTTTGGTTGGATACTGATGGGAATCCTATTCAAGCCCATGGAGGTGGCATTCTGTTTGATAAATATTCAAGGACATACTATTGGTATGGTGAATATAAAGACGGCCCAACCTACCATGCTCACAAGAAAGGAGCTGCTCGG GTGGACATtattggagttggttgttattCTTCTAAGGATTTGTGGACCTGGAAACATGAGGGGGTTGTATTGGCAGCAGAGGAAACAAATGAAACTCATGATCTGCACAAGTCTAATGTGCTTGAGAGGCCAAAAGTCATTTACAATGAGAAGACCGGAAAGTATGTCATGTGGATGCACATTGATGATGCTAACTACACCAAAGCAGCTGTTGGCGTAGCAATCAGCGACACCCCTGATGGTCCTTTTGATTATCTCGGTAGCCAAAGGCCCCATGGATTTGAAAGCAGGGACATGACAGTTTtcaaagatgatgatggtgcagcATATCTAATCTACTCCTCTGAAGACAACAGTGAACTGCACATTGGACCCCTTACCGAAGATTATCTCAATGTAACACCTGTCATGAAAAGGATTCTTGTGGGACACCACAGAGAAGCACCAGCTATATTCAAGCATCAGGGTACATATTACATGATCACATCAGGCTGCACAGGATGGGCCCCGAATGAGGCACTGGCTCATGCGGCAGAGTCGATCTTGGGGACTTGGGAGACAATGGGAAATCCATGCATGGGAGGGAACAAAATGTTTCGACTTACAACTTTCTTTGCTCAGAGCACATTTGTGCTTCCGATTCCTGGGTTCCCTGGTTCGTTTATTTTCATGGCTGATCGGTGGAATCCAGCTGACTTAAAGGACTCGAGATATGTATGGTTTCCCTTGATAGTGGCAGGACCTGCTGATCAGCCTCTGGAGTACAGTTTTGAATTCCCATTATGGTCAAGGGTGTCTATCTATTGGCATAGGAAATGGAGACTGCCACAGGGGTTGAGCAGCTTCAAATAA
- the LOC130740925 gene encoding uncharacterized protein LOC130740925 isoform X1 — translation MRIRNKYRKPTTLPCNAGGRFSSTFAVVFCLLGCLFLLHLYTYVRHEERQVVEPQLRVTHHPQFRELQEVEEESIQVPPPKGKRSPRAAKRRPKKTTTLIEEFLDENSQLRQVFFPGHKRAIDPMQAAGDDKYYYYPGRVWLDTDGNPIQAHGGGILFDKYSRTYYWYGEYKDGPTYHAHKKGAARVDIIGVGCYSSKDLWTWKHEGVVLAAEETNETHDLHKSNVLERPKVIYNEKTGKYVMWMHIDDANYTKAAVGVAISDTPDGPFDYLGSQRPHGFESRDMTVFKDDDGAAYLIYSSEDNSELHIGPLTEDYLNVTPVMKRILVGHHREAPAIFKHQGTYYMITSGCTGWAPNEALAHAAESILGTWETMGNPCMGGNKMFRLTTFFAQSTFVLPIPGFPGSFIFMADRWNPADLKDSRYVWFPLIVAGPADQPLEYSFEFPLWSRVSIYWHRKWRLPQGLSSFK, via the exons ATGAGGATCAGGAACAAATACAGGAAACCGACAACTTTACCTTGCAATGCAGGGGGCAGATTTAGTTCTACGTTTGCTGTGGTGTTCTGCTTGTTAGGATGCCTCTTCTTGCTTCATTTGTACACCTATGTTCGTCATGAGGAAAGACAAGTTGTAGAGCCTCAATTGCGTGTGACTCATCATCCCCAATTCCGGGAACTTCAAGAGGTGGAAGAGGAGAGCATTCAAGTTCCCCCACCAAAGGGAAAGAGGTCGCCTCGGGCAGCCAAACGCAGACCGAAAAAGACAACCACGCTGATTGAGGAATTCTTGGATGAAAACTCCCAACTCAGACAGGTGTTTTTTCCTGGTCATAAGAGAGCTATAGATCCAATGCAGGCTGCTGGGGATGATAAGTATTACTACTACCCCGGGAGAGTTTGGTTGGATACTGATGGGAATCCTATTCAAGCCCATGGAGGTGGCATTCTGTTTGATAAATATTCAAGGACATACTATTGGTATGGTGAATATAAAGACGGCCCAACCTACCATGCTCACAAGAAAGGAGCTGCTCGG GTGGACATtattggagttggttgttattCTTCTAAGGATTTGTGGACCTGGAAACATGAGGGGGTTGTATTGGCAGCAGAGGAAACAAATGAAACTCATGATCTGCACAAGTCTAATGTGCTTGAGAGGCCAAAAGTCATTTACAATGAGAAGACCGGAAAGTATGTCATGTGGATGCACATTGATGATGCTAACTACACCAAAGCAGCTGTTGGCGTAGCAATCAGCGACACCCCTGATGGTCCTTTTGATTATCTCGGTAGCCAAAGGCCCCATGGATTTGAAAGCAGGGACATGACAGTTTtcaaagatgatgatggtgcagcATATCTAATCTACTCCTCTGAAGACAACAGTGAACTGCACATTGGACCCCTTACCGAAGATTATCTCAATGTAACACCTGTCATGAAAAGGATTCTTGTGGGACACCACAGAGAAGCACCAGCTATATTCAAGCATCAGGGTACATATTACATGATCACATCAGGCTGCACAGGATGGGCCCCGAATGAGGCACTGGCTCATGCGGCAGAGTCGATCTTGGGGACTTGGGAGACAATGGGAAATCCATGCATGGGAGGGAACAAAATGTTTCGACTTACAACTTTCTTTGCTCAGAGCACATTTGTGCTTCCGATTCCTGGGTTCCCTGGTTCGTTTATTTTCATGGCTGATCGGTGGAATCCAGCTGACTTAAAGGACTCGAGATATGTATGGTTTCCCTTGATAGTGGCAGGACCTGCTGATCAGCCTCTGGAGTACAGTTTTGAATTCCCATTATGGTCAAGGGTGTCTATCTATTGGCATAGGAAATGGAGACTGCCACAGGGGTTGAGCAGCTTCAAATAA
- the LOC130737267 gene encoding putative F-box protein At1g67623 — MVRTTGGRSADGLATRVPSSGLATRVPSSASSRRLRTRAQVYQPPPYQTNSRLVKKTRSKRQHTRKGSYSSTTIQELPRDLLVEVVATVASNSFIDFNTIKICCRDFLDATEDNYVWHRVSLDNFPLIQWRPNDKVSSFLARCRECGNMESLYREGLQKYFGYPDGKMDGLEILKATAQKGHKEAKYVCGVILLCSDDDKMRKQGLDYMRILRKFKCVIESRNKVKKLLNFLWKRNGMNGQNQSPLCNSKSTCKGWRVKNGLWELLDDDDDDYDISLCEYCRWDHELKFFYK, encoded by the coding sequence ATGGTTAGAACTACAGGTGGTCGTTCTGCAGATGGTCTCGCCACACGTGTTCCATCGAGTGGTCTCGCCACACGTGTTCCATCGAGTGCATCCTCTCGTAGACTGCGTACACGTGCTCAAGTTTATCAGCCACCACCATATCAAACTAATTCACGATTAGTGAAGAAGACCAGGAGTAAGAGACAACACACCCGTAAAGGTTCATACTCCAGTACTACCATACAAGAGCTTCCAAGGGACTTGTTAGTAGAGGTGGTTGCAACTGTAGCCTCAAACTCCTTTATCGACTTTAATACCATCAAAATTTGTTGCAGAGATTTTCTTGACGCTACTGAAGATAACTATGTTTGGCATAGAGTTTCTTTGGACAATTTTCCGTTAATCCAGTGGCGTCCGAATGATAAAGTATCATCATTCCTGGCCCGCTGCAGGGAATGTGGGAACATGGAGAGCTTGTATAGAGAAGGACTGCAAAAATATTTTGGTTATCCAGATGGAAAGATGGATGGTCTTGAGATCTTAAAGGCAACTGCTCAAAAGGGTCACAAAGAAGCAAAGTATGTATGTGGTGTGATTTTATTATGCTCTGACGATGATAAAATGAGAAAACAAGGACTTGACTATATGCGCATTCTGAGGAAGTTCAAGTGTGTTATTGAATCaagaaacaaagtgaaaaaGCTATTGAACTTTTTGTGGAAGAGAAATGGAATGAATGGACAGAATCAGAGCCCTCTGTGTAACTCTAAGAGTACATGCAAAGGATGGAGAGTGAAGAACGGTCTATGGGAATTACTAgatgatgacgatgatgatTATGACATTAGCTTATGTGAATATTGTAGATGGGACCATGAGTTaaagtttttttataagtaG